In a single window of the Nicotiana tomentosiformis chromosome 10, ASM39032v3, whole genome shotgun sequence genome:
- the LOC104108332 gene encoding calcium-dependent protein kinase 20-like has product MGNTCSGPTLNKDSADSSKTEAKGSDSVSSNVQSTPPPHLQIPGDQPQDDKSRNSLKDVKVEDTNKNSSANGNDTVTNKPVEDVKRNKSSNLKRVLSAGLQVESVLGRKTGNLKEIYTLGRKLGQGQFGTTFLCVDKAQGKEFACKSIAKRKLTTEEDVEDVRREIQIMHHLAGHPSVVQIVGAYEDAVAVHVVMELCAGGELFDRIIKRGHYSEKKAAELARVIVGVVEACHSLGVMHRDLKPENFLFVNEQEESPLKTIDFGLSMFFRPGETFTDVVGSPYYVAPEVLRKRYGPECDIWSAGVIIYILLSGVPPFWDETEQGIFEQIVKGELDLVSEPWPTISESAKDLVRKMLARDPKKRLTAHEVLCHPWVRVGGVAPDKPLDSAVLTRLNQFSAMNKLKKIAIRVIAENLSGEEIAGLKQMFKMIDTDNSGHITLEELKKGLEKVGANLKDSEINSLMQAADMDNSGTIDYGEFIAAMLHLNKVQKEDHMYAAFSYFDQDGSGYITQEELQQACEKFGLSNIPMEELMREVDQDNDGRIDYNEFVAMMQDTGFGKNGNKRV; this is encoded by the exons aTGGGGAATACATGCTCGGGACCCACTTTGAACAAAGATTCAGCAGATTCATCAAAGACAGAAGCAAAAGGTTCTGATTCTGTTAGCTCTAATGTCCAGAGTACCCCTCCTCCTCATCTTCAGATACCTGGAGATCAGCCTCAGGATGACAAATCAAGAAATTCCCTAAAGGATGTCAAAGTGGAAGACACTAATAAAAACAGCAGTGCAAATGGCAATGATACCGTTACCAATAAGCCAGTGGAAGATGTGAAAAGAAACAAGTCTAGTAATCTTAAGCGAGTATTGAGTGCAGGGCTTCAAGTTGAATCTGTTTTGGGACGAAAAACGGGcaatttgaaagaaatttatACTTTAGGAAGGAAACTAGGACAAGGGCAATTTGGGACAACGTTTTTGTGCGTGGACAAAGCTCAAGGAAAGGAATTTGCGTGTAAGTCAATTGCTAAAAGGAAGTTGACAACTGAAGAGGATGTGGAGGATGTTAGGAGAGAAATCCAGATAATGCACCACTTGGCAGGGCACCCTAGCGTTGTACAGATTGTTGGGGCTTATGAGGATGCTGTTGCTGTTCATGTCGTAATGGAGCTTTGCGCTGGTGGGGAGCTTTTCGATAGGATTATTAAGAGGGGGCATTATTCAGAGAAGAAGGCTGCTGAACTTGCAAGAGTAATAGTAGGTGTTGTAGAAGCATGCCATTCATTGGGAGTTATGCATAGGGACCTCAAACCTGAGAACTTCCTTTTTGTCAACGAGCAAGAGGAGTCGCCATTAAAGACCATTGACTTTGGGTTATCTATGTTCTTTAGACCAG GTGAAACCTTCACCGATGTCGTTGGAAGCCCTTACTATGTGGCCCCAGAAGTCTTGCGGAAGCGTTATGGTCCAGAATGTGATATTTGGAGTGCTGGAGTCATTATTTATATACTTCTTAGTGGTGTGCCTCCATTTTGGGATG AAACGGAGCAAGGTATATTTGAACAGATTGTGAAGGGGGAACTTGACTTAGTATCAGAACCTTGGCCAACTATATCAGAAAGTGCAAAAGACCTGGTCAGAAAAATGCTTGCGAGAGATCCCAAAAAGAGGCTGACAGCTCATGAAGTTCTCT GTCACCCGTGGGTCCGTGTAGGTGGGGTTGCTCCAGATAAGCCTCTTGATTCTGCTGTTCTTACTCGTCTCAATCAATTTTCTGCAATGAATAAATTAAAGAAGATAGCAATCAGA GTTATTGCTGAAAATCTGTCTGGAGAGGAAATTGCAGGACTGAAGCAAATGttcaaaatgatagacacagatAACAGTGGACATATTACGCTAGAGGAACTGAAAAAGGGTTTGGAAAAAGTGGGCGCCAATCTTAAGGATTCAGAAATAAACAGTTTAATGCAAGCG GCAGATATGGATAATAGTGGTACCATTGACTATGGCGAGTTTATCGCTGCTATGCTCCATCTAAACAAAGTCCAGAAGGAGGATCATATGTATGCCGCCTTTTCATATTTTGATCAAGATGGTAGCGGATATATTACACAGGAAGAGCTCCAACAGGCCTGTGAGAAGTTTGGTTTGAGCAATATTCCCATGGAAGAACTTATGCGTGAAGTTGATCAAGATAAT GATGGGCGCATTGATTACAATGAATTTGTGGCAATGATGCAAGATACAGGTTTTGGTAAGAATGGTAACAAAAGAGTGTGA